In Solanum stenotomum isolate F172 unplaced genomic scaffold, ASM1918654v1 scaffold6733, whole genome shotgun sequence, a single genomic region encodes these proteins:
- the LOC125852945 gene encoding signal peptide peptidase-like 5: protein MAFSWRFIGLSIFVFLLNVSSIAHSAPTKAHSSCSNEINMMLVKLWVNGGEEDSIVGLSAAFGSVLPTDTNRASRLPAVYTQPLNGCSASSTKLSGSIALARRGECEFITKATVAQEGGARGVVLINNEGGPLDIACPNNSTISNVTIPVVSISKEGADIIDKYINSGKKVELLLYSPDRPIVDYSVSFIWLMAVGTIICAALWKKFTQSKDDDMTVKEEDDSEILHITAWTAIGFVISASTFLVLLYFFMSTWFVWLLILLFCIGGIEGLHNCIVTLILSKFRGCGKKTLNLPLVGEVTILSLVVLTLCVGFAIFWAVNRKESYSWVGQDILGIALMITVLQLAQLPNIKVATVLLCCAFVYDIFWVFLSPAIFHDSVMISVAKGKKAGGESIPMLLRVPKLTDPYKGFDMLGFGDILFPGLLICFTYRFDEAKKKGVLNGYFLWLMIGYGTGLCITYVGLFLMNGHGQPALLYLVPCTLGTCVVLGAVRRELKDLWTNCDESKQMAEARLGSA, encoded by the exons atggCATTTTCATGGCGTTTTATTGGACtatctatttttgtttttcttctaaaTGTATCATCAATAGCACATTCTGCTCCTACCAAGGCACATAGCTCTTGCAGCAATGAAATCAATATG ATGCTGGTGAAGTTGTGGGTTAATGGTGGTGAGGAAGATTCAATAGTTGGCTTGAGTGCGGCATTTGGGTCTGTATTACCCACTGATACTAATCGTGCCTCCAGGTTGCCTGCTGTTTATACACAACCTTTGAATGGCTGTTCTGCTTCCTCCACTAAG TTATCAGGCTCTATTGCACTAGCTCGTCGCGGTGAATGTGAATTTATTACCAAGGCCACGGTTGCCCAAGAAGGAGGTGCAAGAGGTGTTGTGCTAATAAATAATGAAGGAG GTCCTCTGGATATTGCTTGTCCTAATAATTCTACCATATCAAATGTAACCATTCCTGTTGTTTCAATTTCAAAAGAGGGGGCAGATATTATTGATAAATACATCAATTCAGGAAAGAAAG TGGAGCTGCTGTTATATTCGCCAGATCGCCCTATTGTGGACTACTCGGTGTCTTTCATATGGTTGATGGCTGTTGGAACAATCATTTGTGCAGCTCTTTGGAAAAAGTTTACTCAATCTA AGGATGATGATATGACCGTCAAGGAGGAGGATGACAGTGAAATTCTGCACATTACTGCATGGACTGCTATTGGATTTGTCATCTCAGCATCCACATTTCTGGTGCTGCTTTACTTTTTCATGTCCACGTGGTTTGTCTGGCTGCTGATATTGCTTTTCTGTATCGGTGGAATCGAG GGACTGCATAACTGTATAGTGACGCTCATACTAAG CAAATTTAGAGGTTGTGGAAAGAAAACATTGAATTTGCCGCTTGTTGGGGAGGTCACTATTCTGTCTCTAGTTGTCCTAACACTTTGTGTGGGATTTGCCATCTTCTGGGCAGTAAACAGGAAAGAATCATATTCTTGGGTTGGCCAAGACATTCTT GGGATTGCTTTGATGATCACTGTTCTGCAGTTGGCTCAATTGCCTAATATAAAG GTTGCTACAGTGCTTCTCTGCTGCGCGTTTGTCTATGACATCTTCTGGGTTTTCCTATCTCCTGCTATATTCCATGACAGTGTTATGATTTCT GTTGCTAAAGGTAAGAAAGCTGGTGGAGAGTCAATCCCGATGCTTCTGAGAGTTCCTAAATTAACAGATCCTTATAAAGGATTTGATATGCTCGGTTTTGGGGATATTCTCTTCCCTGGTTTGCTAATTTGCTTTACATACAG ATTTGATGAAGCTAAAAAGAAGGGGGTACTAAATGGATACTTCCTTTGGCTGATGATTGGTTATGGGACTG GCCTTTGCATTACTTATGTGGGCTTGTTTTTGATGAATGGACATGGTCAACCTGCTCTCCTGTATCTCGTGCCATGCACATTAG GAACTTGTGTGGTACTGGGGGCAGTGAGACGCGAATTGAAAGACCTTTGGACCAATTGCGATGAATCAAAACAAATGGCTGAAGCGCGTCTAGGAAGTGCTTGA
- the LOC125852934 gene encoding putative late blight resistance protein homolog R1A-4, whose translation MENVLKGERTSTSIDEEVVGFKDDAENIIQQLTGGTKELDIVSIVGMPGLGKTTLATMVFTHHCIDKHFDVRAWCSISKEYNLRKVFLEILKQVVGSVDGIRNEDMPDKLRKSLMHKRYLIVLDDIWEVEAWEELQLSFPDDENGSRVVLTTRDEEVARQLKHHSDPYFLRFLTVDESWDLIQKKVFQGEICPPELLKIGLQVAENCKGLPLVIVLIAGIIAKQREASLWLGFAEDLSSHVLEEQSMKIIESSYDHLEDHLKSCLLYMGLFPEDHQFPVFNLLNLWIAENFIHSVDTENVEEASKICLNDLVNRSLVIVSRRREDNGEIEYCTVHDVVHEFCMRKLTKEKFMQYRPSKEPQYIRFIHDDLVHQLLQYTKSLDRIPMLAGLKEGESFAQCHDRSLKFIAHPKSRVWEKTFPLLDNLRFIRVLHLSDVYLERRSWTTAVQAVTHLRYLAICTQEFDFQWVSHLRYLQTLQVVGNSDFSRRFETSPSIWNIQDFSFKWEDNDRALFEESSSTLLPDLKTFGKCRIYLADKTPEFWWRFPNIEQLKLHFIEPGYEVDMPNLEELPLQSLELCFSRPISGYKSIGQARCVVFPSNLKDLSLDRLCLTEEAFSQLASLRNLESLKLRNIYFKPESRFRQAGYSICWDVSDYEFLALKYFLLQNILVTEWRSSESSFPVLEKLIINKCTIQCDQIPSSFVDIPTLKLIKLIGCNYSLEKSAFNIKNEVEEIAGCDSLQVHIQYQPDRYADADFAAECFSVWDQENNRSSLTPFDLRLQMTYVPMFVMTY comes from the exons ATGGAAAACGTTCTGAAGGGTGAAAGAACTTCCACCTCAATTGATGAGGAAGTGGTTGGTTTTAAGGATGATGCtgaaaacataattcaacaatTGACGGGTGGAACGAAGGAACTAGACATTGTCTCGATTGTTGGAATGCCAGGACTAGGCAAAACAACTTTGGCTACAATGGTTTTCACTCATCATTGTATTGATAAACACTTTGACGTTCGAGCATGGTGCTCTATTTCAAAAGAATATAATTTGAGGAAGGTGTTCTTAGAGATTCTTAAACAAGTTGTAGGCAGTGTGGATGGTATACGAAATGAAGACATGCCAGACAAGCTGCGCAAGAGTCTAATGCACAAGAGATAcctcattgttttagatgataTATGGGAAGTTGAGGCTTGGGAAGAGTTGCAGTTATCTTTCCCCGATGATGAAAATGGAAGCAGAGTAGTGCTAACAACTCGAGATGAGGAAGTGGCTAGGCAGCTTAAGCACCACAGTGATCCATATTTTCTTCGATTTCTCACTGTGGATGAGAGCTGGGACTTAATTCAGAAGAAAGTATTTCAAGGAGAGATTTGTCCCCCAGAGCTACTTAAAATAGGATTACAAGTTGCTGAAAACTGCAAGGGATTACCTCTTGTGATTGTTTTGATTGCTGGAATTATTGCAAAGCAAAGGGAAGCCTCTTTGTGGCTTGGGTTCGCAGAAGATTTAAGTTCCCATGTATTAGAAGAGCAAAGCATGAAGATAATAGAAtcaagttatgaccatttggaGGACCATTTAAAATCTTGCCTGCTTTACATGGGATTGTTTCCAGAAGACCATCAATTTCCAGTATTCAATTTGCTAAACTTGTGGATAGCGGAAAATTTTATACACAGTGTGGACACAGAGAATGTTGAAGAAGCATCTAAAATTTGCTTGAATGATCTAGTGAACAGAAGCTTAGTTATTGTTTCTCGAAGGAGAGAAGATAACGGTGAGATAGAATACTGCACTGTTCATGATGTAGTGCATGAGTTTTGCATGAGGAAACTTACAAAAGAAAAGTTTATGCAGTACCGGCCTTCAAAGGAACCCCAATATATTAGGTTTATCCATGATGATCTTGTTCACCAATTGTTGCAGTATACAAAATCATTGGATAGGATTCCAATGTTGGCAGGCTTGAAGGAAGGAGAGTCTTTTGCTCAATGTCATGATAGGTCTCTTAAGTTTATTGCTCATCCAAAGTCCCGTGTTTGGGAAAAGACTTTTCCTTTACTCGATAACTTAAGATTTATTCGGGTGTTGCATTTGTCAGATGTCTATTTGGAAAGACGTTCTTGGACTACAGCAGTGCAAGCAGTAACTCACTTGAGATATCTTGCAATTTGTACCCAAGAATTTGATTTCCAGTGGGTATCACACCTACGCTATCTACAAACTTTGCAGGTGGTGGGGAATAGTGATTTTTCAAGGCGTTTCGAGACATCCCCTTCTATTTGGAATATACAGGATTTTTCCTTCAAATGGGAAGACAATGATCGAGCACTGTTCGAAGAATCTTCATCAACTTTGTTACCAGACTTGAAGACTTTTGGGAAGTGTCGTATATACTTGGCTGATAAGACTCCGGAGTTCTGGTGGAGATTTCCAAATATTGAACAACTCAAGCTCCACTTTATTGAACCAGGTTATGAAGTTGATATGCCTAATCTTGAAGAACTCCCACTTCAATCTCTCGAACTGTGTTTTTCACGCCCGATTTCAGGCTACAAATCCATTGGACAGGCCCGCTGTGTTGTCTTCCCTTCAAATCTAAAGGATTTGTCCCTTGATAGACTTTGCCTAACAGAAGAAGCTTTTTCACAACTTGCAAGTCTGCGAAACCTTGAAAGTCTCAAACTACGTAATATATACTTTAAGCCGGAAAGTAGATTCAGGCAGGCTGGATATAGCATATGTTGGGATGTCAGTGATTATGAGTTCCTAGCACTCAAATACTTTCTTTTACAGAATATTCTCGTGACAGAATGGCGCTCCTCAGAGTCATCCTTCCCTGTGCTGGAGaaattaattataaacaaaTGCACAATTCAGTGTGATCAGATCCCTTCTAGCTTTGTGGATATCCCGACATTGAAGTTGATTAAGTTGATTGGCTGCAACTACTCACTTGAGAAGTCAGCTTTCAACATTAAAAATGAAGTGGAAGAGATCGCAGGATGTGATAGTCTCCAAGTTCATATTCAGTATCAACCAGACA GATATGCAGATGCAGATTTTGCAGCAGAATGCTTCAGTGTTTGGGATCAAGAAAACAACCGTAGCTCACTGACGCCTTTTGACTTGAGGTTGCAAATGACTTATGTTCCCATGTTTGTAATGACCTATTAG